The following coding sequences lie in one Arachis hypogaea cultivar Tifrunner chromosome 4, arahy.Tifrunner.gnm2.J5K5, whole genome shotgun sequence genomic window:
- the LOC112797782 gene encoding gibberellin-regulated protein 4, with amino-acid sequence MAKFFAAFILALIAISMLQTMVMAANGQGGHFYDNKSQYGPGSVKSYQCPSQCSRRCGKTQYHKPCMFFCQKCCRKCLCVPPGYYGNKAVCPCYNNWKTKEGGPKCP; translated from the exons ATGGCTAAGTTCTTTGCTGCTTTCATCTTGGCTCTCATTGCCATTTCAATGCTCCAAACTATG GTCATGGCTGCTAATGGGCAAGGAGGCCATTTCTATGACAACAAG AGCCAATATGGACCTGGGAGTGTCAAGAGTTACC AATGCCCCTCACAATGCTCAAGGAGGTGTGGCAAGACCCAATACCACAAGCCCTGCATGTTCTTTTGTCAGAAGTGTTGTAGGAAGTGCCTTTGTGTTCCTCCGGGGTATTATGGTAACAAAGCTGTTTGCCCTTGCTACAACAACTGGAAGACCAAGGAAGGAGGACCAAAATGCCCTTAA
- the LOC112797784 gene encoding aquaporin NIP2-1: MEGMLSLNTEASNDANPKQQSSSLANFAKNYPPSFPRKVLAEIIGTYLLVFVGSGSAGLSAIDENKVSKLGASLAGGFIVTVMIYSIGHISGAHMNPAVSLAFASINRFPWKQVPFYIAAQLTGAICASYTLRVLLEPATQIGATSPSGSNIQALVMEIVATFTMVFISAAVATDPKAIGELSGVAVGSSVSIASIVAGPISGGSMNPARSLGPAIATASYKSIWVYFVGPIIGALLGVWSYTVVQDIDNNNKPPPSSSLSSILGQRIISSEAEHVANKDHFSSV, from the exons ATGGAGGGGATGTTGAGCCTCAACACTGAAGCAAGTAATGATGCAAATCCCAAGCAACAATCCTCTTCTCTTGCAAATTTTGCAAAGAATTATCCTCCTAGCTTTCCTAGaaag GTATTGGCAGAGATAATAGGGACATATTTATTGGTGTTTGTGGGAAGTGGTTCAGCTGGACTTAGTGCCATTGATGAAAACAAGGTATCAAAATTGGGAGCTTCACTTGCAGGAGGATTCATTGTAACGGTTATGATCTACTCCATTGGACACATCTCCGGGGCACATATGAATCCAGCTGTTTCCTTAGCTTTTGCCTCCATCAACCGTTTTCCTTGGAAGCAG GTACCATTTTATATTGCAGCCCAACTAACAGGAGCAATATGTGCTTCATACACACTGAGGGTGTTGCTAGAACCAGCAACACAAATTGGTGCCACGTCACCCTCAGGGTCAAACATTCAAGCACTTGTCATGGAAATTGTTGCCACATTCACTATGGTCTTCATATCCGCTGCTGTTGCCACTGACCCTAAAGct ATTGGAGAACTATCAGGGGTAGCAGTAGGTTCTTCAGTTAGCATAGCTAGCATTGTAGCTGG ACCAATATCAGGGGGGTCAATGAACCCAGCAAGGTCATTAGGTCCTGCAATTGCCACTGCATCTTATAAGAGTATTTGGGTCTATTTTGTTGGACCAATCATTGGGGCACTCTTAGGGGTATGGTCCTACACTGTGGTTCAAGacatagataataataataagccaCCTCCTTCTTCTTCCCTTTCATCAATATTGGGCCAGAGAATTATTAGTAGTGAAGCTGAGCATGTTGCTAACAAAGATCACTTCAGTTCTGTGTGA
- the LOC140184259 gene encoding zinc finger BED domain-containing protein RICESLEEPER 2-like, translating to MIFTALHFKEVFPRFQDREPNYRYLPDHEEWDKVEKIAEVLQVINCATNIISGSEYPTANLYLTEVFRIKLILDEAVNSGPFFIKEMAAKMKLKFNKYWSECNLLMAIATILDPRCKLTGLKMCFQQIYGQEATRNMTLVHQIMTEMYQEYVILSNEKKDQLH from the coding sequence ATGATATTTACAGCATTGCACTTTAAAGAAGTCTTCCCTCGATTCCAAGATCGTGAGCCAAATTATAGATATCTTCCTGACCACGAAGAATGGGATAAAGTTGAAAAAATAGCTGAAGTTCTACAAGTGATCAATTGTGCAACCAATATCATATCTGGAAGTGAATATCCTACTGCCAACCTTTATCTTACTGAGGTATTTCGcattaaattaattttggatgAAGCTGTTAATAGTGGACCTTTTTTCATCAAGGAAATGGCTGCCAAAATGAAACTAAAGTTTAATAAATATTGGAGTGAATGTAACCTTCTCATGGCTATTGCTACTATTTTGGATCCCAGATGCAAATTGACAGGTCTTAAAATGTGCTTTCAGCAGATATATGGGCAAGAAGCTACAAGAAATATGACATTGGTGCATCAAATCATGACAGAAATGTATCAAGAGTATGTCATTCTATCCAACGAGAAGAAGGATCAACTTCACTGA